Proteins from a genomic interval of Candidatus Thermoplasmatota archaeon:
- a CDS encoding thioredoxin family protein, with translation MIAEPSQFRLPQGARPPPFKLPGVDGKTWSLDDFRGASALVVVFSCNHCPYVQGTEDRLIAAAREYGARGVRFVLVNSNETVNYPTDDVPHMVERARQKGYPFPYLRDESQDVARAYGALVTPHFFVFDRDLRLAYQGAFDDSPKDPSAVQRNFLRDALEDILSGKRPAADRAPVQGCSVKWAV, from the coding sequence ATGATCGCCGAGCCTTCGCAGTTCCGGCTCCCCCAGGGCGCCCGGCCTCCCCCGTTCAAGCTCCCCGGCGTCGACGGCAAGACGTGGTCGCTCGACGACTTTCGCGGCGCGTCGGCGCTCGTGGTGGTCTTCAGCTGCAACCACTGCCCGTACGTGCAGGGAACGGAGGACCGCCTGATCGCGGCCGCCCGCGAGTACGGGGCGCGGGGCGTTCGCTTCGTGCTCGTGAACTCGAACGAGACGGTGAACTACCCCACGGACGACGTGCCGCACATGGTCGAGCGCGCGCGCCAGAAGGGGTACCCCTTCCCCTATCTTCGCGACGAGAGTCAGGACGTGGCGCGTGCGTACGGCGCGCTCGTCACGCCCCATTTCTTTGTCTTCGACCGCGACCTTCGGCTGGCCTACCAGGGCGCCTTCGACGACAGCCCCAAGGATCCCTCGGCCGTGCAGCGGAACTTCCTCCGCGACGCGCTCGAAGACATCCTCTCCGGCAAGCGGCCCGCCGCCGACCGGGCGCCAGTACAGGGTTGCAGCGTCAAATGGGCCGTGTGA
- a CDS encoding 16S rRNA methyltransferase, whose product MTAPPVPPPMHLVLAESEFELVPEAIRAHPSVRAPARRSGSRASRALLDSSLHHSALRALPEGERRGRPDIVHTVLLLAQDSILNQRGGLRVWIHTRNDELLVLDPRTRIMRNYNRFVGLAEQVLREGKAPPTGDPLLLLERGVTLKGAVARTGARSAIVFDDAGDRMSMREVLAPHAAAREAVACVIGGFPSGAFRADLGFADRRVSIHDAPLSAWTVASEAVVHWEQAIGVLG is encoded by the coding sequence ATGACCGCTCCCCCGGTCCCGCCTCCGATGCACCTTGTGCTCGCCGAGAGCGAATTCGAGCTCGTTCCCGAAGCGATCCGCGCCCATCCCTCGGTTCGCGCGCCCGCGCGCCGTTCCGGCAGCCGCGCGTCCCGCGCGCTTCTGGACTCGTCCCTTCACCACAGCGCGTTGCGCGCGCTTCCCGAAGGCGAGCGTCGCGGCCGGCCGGACATCGTCCACACCGTCCTCCTGTTGGCGCAGGACTCCATCCTCAACCAGCGGGGCGGTCTTCGCGTGTGGATCCACACGCGAAACGACGAGCTCCTCGTCCTCGATCCTCGCACGCGCATCATGCGGAACTACAACCGCTTTGTCGGGCTTGCCGAGCAGGTCCTGCGCGAGGGCAAGGCTCCGCCCACGGGCGACCCTCTGCTCCTGCTGGAGCGGGGGGTGACGCTCAAGGGCGCCGTGGCCCGCACCGGGGCCCGCTCGGCGATCGTCTTCGACGACGCCGGCGATCGGATGTCGATGCGCGAGGTTCTCGCGCCGCACGCGGCAGCCCGGGAGGCCGTGGCCTGCGTCATCGGCGGCTTTCCCTCCGGCGCCTTCCGCGCGGACCTGGGTTTTGCCGACCGGCGCGTGTCCATCCACGACGCGCCCCTTTCGGCTTGGACCGTCGCCTCCGAAGCGGTCGTCCATTGGGAGCAGGCGATCGGCGTCCTCGGCTAA
- a CDS encoding PLP-dependent aspartate aminotransferase family protein has translation MTISNFVHELGFGTRSVHAGRRPDPTTGAVLAPIYQVTTFAQEAPGEHKGYAYSRTANPTVVALEERLADLEGGVGALAYGSGIAAVDAILRLCDAGDHVAIGETVYGGTIRLARDVLARHGVRASFVDLGDPGALERSFGERTRLVLSESPANPTLKVVDLAAVSRIAHAGGALHVVDNTFCTPYLQRPFDFGADAVVHSTTKYLDGHNATVGGAVVVRDDVALLERLRWLRNATGAIQSPFEAWLTLQGVKTLPLRLDRQCANAQRVAEFLAKRKDVARVLYPGLPDFSGRALVQRQQRRAGAVVSFEPRGGRDAAVAFLRALRLFTVAENLGSVESIATHPATMTHASVPPDERARRGITEGLVRLSVGVEDPEDLLADLSQALTVSCRREVAV, from the coding sequence ATGACTATCAGTAATTTCGTGCACGAGTTGGGCTTTGGAACCCGATCGGTCCACGCCGGCCGAAGGCCGGATCCCACGACCGGCGCCGTGCTTGCGCCCATCTACCAGGTCACGACATTCGCGCAGGAGGCGCCCGGCGAGCACAAAGGGTACGCCTACAGCCGCACGGCCAACCCGACCGTGGTCGCGCTCGAGGAGCGGCTCGCCGATCTCGAGGGAGGCGTGGGTGCCCTGGCCTACGGCAGCGGCATCGCCGCCGTCGACGCGATCCTCCGGCTTTGCGACGCTGGCGACCACGTGGCAATCGGTGAGACTGTGTACGGCGGAACGATCCGTCTTGCCCGCGACGTGCTCGCACGGCACGGCGTGCGAGCGTCCTTCGTGGACCTCGGGGATCCGGGCGCCTTGGAGCGCTCGTTTGGCGAGCGAACGCGGCTTGTGCTTTCGGAGTCGCCCGCCAACCCGACGCTCAAGGTCGTGGACCTCGCGGCGGTGTCCCGGATCGCCCACGCCGGCGGCGCGCTTCACGTCGTCGACAACACCTTTTGTACGCCGTACCTCCAACGGCCGTTTGACTTTGGAGCCGACGCGGTCGTCCACAGCACGACGAAGTACCTCGACGGTCACAACGCGACCGTCGGCGGAGCGGTCGTGGTCCGCGACGATGTGGCGCTCCTCGAGCGTCTGCGCTGGCTGCGCAATGCAACGGGCGCGATCCAAAGCCCGTTCGAGGCATGGCTTACGCTCCAAGGCGTCAAGACGTTGCCGCTTCGGCTGGATCGGCAATGCGCAAACGCGCAGAGGGTCGCGGAGTTCCTCGCCAAGCGCAAGGACGTGGCGCGCGTGCTCTATCCTGGCCTTCCGGATTTCTCGGGGCGTGCGCTCGTCCAGCGCCAGCAGCGCCGGGCCGGCGCCGTGGTCTCCTTCGAACCGCGGGGAGGACGCGACGCGGCCGTCGCCTTCCTCCGCGCCCTGCGCCTGTTCACGGTGGCCGAGAACCTCGGCTCGGTGGAGAGCATCGCCACGCACCCTGCGACGATGACGCACGCGTCCGTCCCCCCCGACGAGCGCGCGCGTCGGGGCATCACCGAGGGGCTCGTGCGTCTCTCGGTGGGCGTGGAGGACCCCGAGGACCTGCTGGCCGACCTTTCACAGGCGCTGACGGTGTCTTGCCGCCGGGAGGTGGCCGTGTGA
- a CDS encoding homoserine dehydrogenase (catalyzes the formation of L-aspartate 4-semialdehyde from L-homoserine) — translation MSLRIHLVGFGAVGRALAPLLSERSEFRVVAISDSRGTLARPDGVNLDAAVRAKERDGRLPADSKPDADVPCDLLVDATPTRFDRLDPAVSRLRRALGAGRHVVTANKGPVATRGPELAGLAQGKGVLFRRSATVCAGTPVLELLASAFGGDRVLRIEGVLNGSTNAVLSLVEGGCALEEALLECRRRAYLEADPSLDLSGLDAAAKAAILHQAAFGPLAVGAVDRRGIFDLAPSEVQDAARTGLAIRSVATILPGRASVRPVALARDHPLVVGGVENVVRLKLARAGEIVLRGPGAGSCPTAAAVLSDCLAIANASHRPASSIAWGSAKHASHVPASIPS, via the coding sequence GTGAGCCTTCGCATCCACCTCGTCGGATTCGGGGCCGTGGGACGGGCGCTTGCGCCGCTTCTGTCGGAGCGGTCCGAGTTCCGGGTTGTGGCGATAAGCGATTCCCGAGGGACCCTTGCGCGCCCGGACGGAGTCAACCTGGACGCGGCCGTCCGGGCCAAGGAGCGAGACGGCCGTCTTCCCGCCGATTCCAAACCCGATGCGGACGTTCCCTGCGACCTGCTCGTGGACGCCACCCCTACGCGATTTGATCGGCTCGATCCCGCGGTTTCCCGTCTGCGTCGGGCGCTTGGCGCCGGACGTCACGTCGTCACAGCGAACAAGGGACCCGTGGCAACGCGCGGTCCCGAGCTTGCGGGCCTTGCGCAGGGCAAGGGCGTCCTGTTTCGGCGCTCGGCGACCGTCTGCGCGGGCACGCCCGTGCTGGAGCTGCTTGCGTCCGCCTTCGGGGGCGATCGGGTGCTTCGGATCGAGGGCGTTCTCAACGGGAGCACGAACGCCGTGCTTTCGCTCGTGGAGGGCGGGTGCGCGCTGGAGGAGGCGTTGCTCGAATGCCGACGCCGCGCGTACCTCGAGGCCGATCCGTCCCTCGACCTCTCGGGGCTCGACGCTGCCGCCAAGGCCGCCATCCTGCACCAGGCAGCCTTCGGTCCGCTTGCCGTAGGCGCCGTCGACCGTCGCGGAATCTTCGACCTTGCGCCAAGCGAGGTCCAGGACGCCGCGCGCACGGGGCTAGCGATCCGCAGCGTGGCGACCATCCTGCCGGGTCGCGCCTCCGTCCGTCCCGTGGCGCTTGCACGCGATCATCCCCTCGTCGTGGGCGGCGTCGAAAACGTCGTGCGGCTCAAGCTCGCCCGCGCCGGCGAGATCGTACTCCGGGGCCCTGGCGCGGGGTCTTGCCCCACGGCCGCGGCGGTCCTGTCCGACTGCCTTGCGATCGCAAACGCGTCTCACCGGCCGGCGTCGAGCATCGCGTGGGGGTCCGCAAAGCACGCGTCCCACGTGCCCGCGTCGATCCCGTCCTGA